The window tctatatatttaattttaaagaatcaAATAGTTACTGCATCGACTTTAAAAactatgaaagaaaattagtgaCAAGAAATTAACTAAAAGTATCAAAGCAGAGTTAAAATACGAAATATCTAAGTGATATCTTATTGAAGTAACtatgaataataaaagtaagcaaacaaacatttttgtggaaataaatgaaaaaaatagagaagaaaacaaaatatgattaatgtcctttcaaatatttatcagAAAGagaaacgaaaagaaaagaaaagtcatttcaaagaaaacaagtcaTGGGAAAAGGTGATGGATCACGTGACAATGTGTGTGTCATTTGTGGAAGACTAAATTTATGGGATGCATAAATACCAtcaaataatgtttattttataaatatagaaacttTGGAAAGCTTACAAAAACAGCATATTCTAAATCAAGctctcaatttcaaattaaaacaacttatcattcaaaatatatgGACTAAGATTGAAAAAATTCAATGTATAATAAtcctaaaaggaaaattattgtaaatatttataaaatataacaattttttcaagatttctAATCATTATTTatcgatatatatatatatatgtaaaattgatatatttgaagaataagaatttgaaaattgggTAATTTCTCTGAATAcgtattaaaattttgaactcaCAAATgcattattaaatttaatgcaACCAAGTTgggatatatttttttttttattgtagaaaataaataagaggCGGAAAGAAAGGTCATAGTGTTTATATCTTATTTGAGTGACAAAGAATATGTTGTGACCATAATAAATCCAAAAGGCACTTTCCATTTTCAGGATGAAATTTGGAGGGCCAttcacttcaattttttctcatCAAACAGGGAATGgtataaagaaaaagcataTTCTTTAGTACAAAATATCTTAGAGTTTTTGGTCCAACATTTACAATGTTTGGTGCAAGAAGTGAAGCTGTTTAATTACAAAGTTCACTAGACTCCTCTTTTAAGTTCTAAACTCCTCTTCGAAACACCCACTTCAAATGTTTAGTAAtgtgtttaaagaaaataatcttattgaaaatgataaaaaataaacatccACTCTAAATTCACTATGATAACAGTGATAAAAGATGAGTAGCTCAACTagcatataatatatgttagCAATTATAAGTTCATAGTTTGAAGTTGTACTGAAAGAAATCATTACTATATTTGGATTACTATATTAGCATAGCatgtattttgaaatatacaCAGTATATTGTTAGATATGTCCAACATATGTTAAGGTATTGGGAACCCATTCCCTACATATGCTTCTCCATTAATCCTCGGAAGGCTTTGCCCATTCCAAGAGATGTAGGCAAAAAATGGTAGTTCCCACGACCGAACATAAAAAGAGTGGGCTAGCTCTGGCAAAAAGGAGTGTTGTGTGTATGCAGTATGATAGAGGTGGTGTGGTAATTGACCTCAATGGCAATGGTACATAAGTTTCATCTAGATTACGTCTTCGTGGACCACCGAACCTTGCAAAAGCAGGACAAGGAAGACAAGTCGATCACCATGGCTAAACTAGAATGAAACTAAGTCGATGTGAATTGGGCCTTCAATCAATAGTTAAAACTATATGTTCTTATTTGTCTGTAATTTAATCGCATTCTCATAAATAatcattgaaaagaaaatggcagTACAAAGAATTGCTATTCTAATCACCGCTTAATCAAAAAGCTCATATGAGCCGTTTGTAGTAAATTTAATCTTATACAATATCTTTAATGTATAACCTACGactaaatatatgtataaaatgtGTGACCAACAGAATTTTGCCATATGATTGAAGTAGCGATAGCAAGAAATGGAATCCAAAAATTCTTACTACGAAGATAGCATGTGGTGAACTTATTACGAAGTAAAACGTCATGAAGTGATTATACGAGACAGAAAGAGATATGATACAACTCAATTCTAATTTCTGTAAGCATTGATCAGGCATTGGTTCTCACCTTGATTGTACACTTAACTTCTAAGCCAGCCTGCCTTCTTTCTGATGATCATCAGCAAAAGCAATGATTACTGTTTCATGTTATCAGTATCACGCACAATTTTCATCGGCGGAAGCACAACTGCAGCTACAGGCCTATCTTGCAGTCCGCCACCTTCATCAATGATGAGTCTTAAGCCATCAATATGAAGTTTTCCATGGTGTCCACTTACAACCATTGTTGGCTTCTCAGATAGTTCCTGCAAGATACAATCCAGATGCCTTGATTTCAGTAAGTTCTTACATTGCAAGGACGAAAACCATTTCAATTCAACTAATCTAggaaaacaatttcattttaggGATTGTTTGGGAGGGTGGAATGTAATTAGGAGTGCTGGAAAACGGACAGGCTTTGAAATGTAATGGGGAATGATGAAGGTGGAACGGGAATGAGATCGTGAAGTGTCAAAACGGAAAGAGGGTAGGGTTGAAAACCGTGGAAAGGGAATGTGTTTGGTATTATAAACCGGGTCCAAAACAATCAATCCAAACACGGACTTGGAATAAAACTCAATACAAACCCACTCCATTCCATTCTCCCAAACATGCCctaaaagaacaacaaaacTCATTATGTGTACACTTTAAGTCCTCACTTTTGGAATATCCCAGACATTTCTCCTCCCGCTTAAGCACTCTATCTTGGGCACTTTGGTGTCTTTGGCTTTCAAAGAATTCAGCTGCTCTTGAACATCTTTCCCTCTCTCCAAACCAGCATGGACAGCAATCAATTTATAGTGTTTAATGCCATCCTCTGTGTCCAAACAGACATCATCCTGGAATCAATTACAAAGATTGTCCAATCCATATTAGAGACTAACTATATAATTCCTGGCCATTCATTTAGCTATTATTTTGATATGCTGTTTTCTTGAGAGAGGGAAACTCGCCTCTTCATGGACCCAAGCCATATTGGAAAGGAACTTCTTGTGCTCATCAGGCACTGCCTTGACCAAATCTGAGAAACAATGGTTACCTTAACTAATTAGATACTCAACTCATGAAAGAAGAACAAACTAAAAAAGGTAGCATCTAGCatgttaaattgttaattatacAGCACTTCATGTTCAAGCAATTATAGAACTCCTAATCAAATACAATGTCCGTTTAGTTATAAATTATTACCAGAAACCTGCAAGAATCTCAATAATGAAATACAGAAGTCTATACTGAATCCTGATGTCTTTGTTAAGCATTGGAGTTCAATTAGTAAGTTGGTACATGCAGAAGGCGGTTCTAATTTATATGAAATTCTTCCTCGCTTCGCCCGCCCTCAGACCTTTTCATTCAAGTTCATATAAAACAAAGGTCCTTTGGTGCAATTCCATTAGTGCTGAACTTGAACTAATTCAGACAGAACAGCAAAAGTAATTACCAAAGATATAAACAGACTCCAGAAGAAGACTTGGAAAACATAATTTTCTTGGCCTCCACTTGGTCCTCTCtcaactattattattaactttatAGCATCTCCTCAATCATAGCCAAATTTGGAACCTCTTTATAACCCCTTGGCTTGGAATTCCCCTTCAGTACATTTTAGATTAATGAAATAGGCCTATTTCCTCCAAAGGGAAAAAGTTGCCATATGACTTATACGAGATAGTTGAAGTTTGTCAGAGTAAAGGAAATCTTGGGCAGCTCTGTATACTAAAGGAAGTGGCAGTGAAATGGGAAGGAAAAATTTTGTGGGGTTGAACTTGGTTAAGGGGAACGCATCAAGGCTTTAAATTAGACTGtattataagttataacaatCTTAGTgtactttttatttacaatttaaattttcttcctatttccTATTAGTTCCTACCAAATTGATATCATGGTTCCATTCTCGAGCATGGACCAATACTTCAAAATCCTACTGACGACATGTGGGGATAAAAAGAAATCGGAAGATTAaagatttgttttctttattcacTCCCTTGTTGAGTTTgtacctttttatttttattttttatataattcacTTTTCATTATTCAAGGAAAAGTCTCATCATTTTCTTGCAAAAGAGAAGATGAGTGAATTATCATTAACTAGCGAAAACTGGTACAAAAATGTAGAAGAGAGgtgttaaatcaccaatctTCAGCACTTTCCTCATTTGTAGGCTTGAAATATGTCAAATAAGTGGAAGTCAATATTAATTGGGGAAGAAGGGCTTGAACAGAGGGCGctaatattatgttaaatcacttatcttcaacaaaaatatacaGATAAATGCTGTTATCATGTACAACTACGCAGTTTCTTGCCCCaacaaactttctttttctaatgtaaAAATGTGGGATTGAGGTAAAATGAGCTTGTCAATCATTAACGTGTTCATTTTTGTCATGTTATTCTAGTTAGTAGTTCAGACTAATCTAACTAAGTGGTTCCATTGAAACATACATTTAACAACTTTGAAGGGCTAAAGCTAATAGTCACCATCCAAAATTTCCTTCACAGAGATTGAAAAGGAAAGTATGACTCATACATGAAGTGTAactgaaaattgaaaatataatgaattCAAGTAAAAGTCAAAGAAGCAAGGGTACCAGCAGAACCATGAGGAACACCATAGGACTCAAATGTTGGTCCAGCATCATAAATGGAACCCTGATAATCAGTTCCTTTAGCCAAATTGGTTTTGACCGTAATTTTCCCCGCCCATCTCCTCCCTTGCACATGCATATTCTCATACCCCTCACCTCTGAACCACCCTTCTCGCTCTTCGCTCGCCTCGAACTGCGTCCACGTATCCGAAAACGGCGACCCATCGGCGGGAGGAGGCAAAATTCCGAGGAAAGCGGCGAAAGCGAAATCGTGATTACCGGCGAGGAAGACGTGCTTCTGGTTTGGGTATTTGGAAGGTAAATTAACCAAGAAATCAATAACTTCTCGGGTATTTGATCCCCTGTCGCAGTAATCGCCCAAGAAGATTATGAGGGCGGAATTGAAATCCGATGGGTGGATTGAGGACTCGAGGTTGGACCATAAGTTTTGGAGCTTGGTGATATATCCATGGACGTCGCCGATGCAGCAGACTACTCTAGTTTTAGCTGGAATTTGATCGGAATGCGACATTGGATTGACGACGAGACGATGTGGTGAATTTGTGTACAGCTGAGGCAGCTCCTAATGATATTTGCTTCtcgtggatttttttttaaaattatttattttgttttaagttttccttttcagttaaaaataaaatgtggaAAATCCAAATGAAACTTTGGaactttcaattaaaaataaaaaataaaatcatgaaaatgtttgtttctctttcacagtaaaagaaaatcacgTTTCATCCCTTATACGTTCATTTTAAATCTCGGCAATGTGTACCATTTGTTTTGcaatgaaaataaatcaataataaccTAAAAAATGGATCCCTGTAATAACGTTCAgtattgttattttgttttgcatTTGTACGGTACATAGAGTACACTTCCAAATTCtgtaaataaaagatttacttttattgcatgaaaatttttaaacgtGACCATTATAATTTGACTTTTAGAAATCAAGGTAACTATAAGAGTAATAGTGAATTTGACAAAATTCATACATTTAGATGCGATTGATCtatcaatcaaatttctttagaattacattaattttcattatgaatagaaaaatataatttttgatATCTAAGGATTTAGttcatttacttttcatttatataataatgaaCTATTagttaatgtaattttaaattggtaataatttactaaaatttaattcaactaTCACTTATATGTTcatgtaaagaaaaagaatcttCGTCATTTGCTCACTCCATgtctaaatttatattattttttaaacatattttcacCCACTattacaatttaaataatgaagTAAACCAAAATTATGCAAATGGATGAGattgataaaatgaatttagtGATTTTAGTATTCAACCATTTCTATCCAAACCGGTGAAAAAAGTGacattttaactaattaattaacataagTTAAGATTTTACTTCCTCCACTTCAATTTATTACCTATTGCTCTTAGcacaaatcaattttatagtACAAAAAAATGGCatatacaaacatatatagGAACAAACATACATAAACACTGCCCAATATAAGATGCCTATTTCTTCTGAAAGTTAAGGAACTTGATCCCACAAACAAACACAACGAAGAAGATCAAAACCCAGAAGCCATGTGCTGCAACGACCACTGGAATGAAGTCGTGATGGTACCCGAACCGTTCCTTAAGCAACATCTGTAATCCTATATTTCCAAATCCAGGAATCTCAATGTCAACGTCTCTATCCCCAACTAGAGAAGCCACAAGGCCATACATGGTCCAAGCCACGGG of the Cucumis sativus cultivar 9930 chromosome 3, Cucumber_9930_V3, whole genome shotgun sequence genome contains:
- the LOC101210827 gene encoding tyrosine-protein phosphatase RLPH2, which gives rise to MSHSDQIPAKTRVVCCIGDVHGYITKLQNLWSNLESSIHPSDFNSALIIFLGDYCDRGSNTREVIDFLVNLPSKYPNQKHVFLAGNHDFAFAAFLGILPPPADGSPFSDTWTQFEASEEREGWFRGEGYENMHVQGRRWAGKITVKTNLAKGTDYQGSIYDAGPTFESYGVPHGSADLVKAVPDEHKKFLSNMAWVHEEDDVCLDTEDGIKHYKLIAVHAGLERGKDVQEQLNSLKAKDTKVPKIECLSGRRNVWDIPKELSEKPTMVVSGHHGKLHIDGLRLIIDEGGGLQDRPVAAVVLPPMKIVRDTDNMKQ